Proteins from one Eubalaena glacialis isolate mEubGla1 chromosome 8, mEubGla1.1.hap2.+ XY, whole genome shotgun sequence genomic window:
- the LOC133096964 gene encoding large ribosomal subunit protein uL22-like, with the protein MVRYSLDPENPTKSRKSRGSNLRVHFKNSRETAQAIKGMHIRKATKYLKAVTLKKQCVPFRRYNGGVGRCAQAKQWGWTQGRWPKKSAEFLLHMLKNAESNAELKGLDVDSLVIEHIQVNKAPKRRRRTHRAHGRINPYMSSPCHVEMILTEKEHIVPKPEEEVAQKKKISQKKLKKQKLMARE; encoded by the coding sequence ATGGTTCGCTATTCACTTGACccagaaaaccccacaaaatcacGCAAATCGAGAGGTTCAAATCTTCGTGTTCACTTTAAGAACAGTCGTGAAACAGCCCAGGCCATTAAGGGTATGCATATCCGAAAAGCCACCAAGTATCTGAAGGCTGTCACTTTAAAGAAGCAATGTGTGCCATTCCGTCGTTACAATGGTGGAGTTGGTAGGTGTGCCCAGGCCAAACAGTGGGGCTGGACGCAGGGTCGGTGGCCCAAAAAGAGTGCTGAATTTTTACTGCACATGCTCAAAAATGCAGAGAGTAATGCTGAACTTAAGGGCTTAGATGTAGATTCTCTGGTCATTGAGCATATCCAGGTGAACAAAGCCCCCAAGAGGCGGCGCAGGACTCATAGAGCTCATGGTCGGATCAACCCATACATGAGTTCTCCCTGCCACGTTGAGATGATCCTTACTGAAAAAGAACACATTGTTCCTAAACCAGAAGAGGAGGTTgcccagaagaaaaagatatcccagaagaaattgaagaaacaaaaacttatggcCCGGGAATAA